In the Nicotiana tabacum cultivar K326 chromosome 16, ASM71507v2, whole genome shotgun sequence genome, one interval contains:
- the LOC107808896 gene encoding peroxidase 12: protein MVSTTSSFLLLVVVVSSSLMFFVTEAQIPAPVKGLSWRFYESSCPQLESIIRKRLEKQIKDDVGQAAGLLRLHFHDCFVQGCDGSVLLDGSAGGPSEQTAIPNLTLRKRSFKIIDDLRKRVHNACGKVVSCSDITAIAARDSVVLTGGPNYNVPLGRKDGRTFATEQATLDNLVAPFANTTVVLSRLATKGLDATDAVALSGAHTIGISHCTSFTDRLFPNQDPTMDKTFANNLKRSCPTADSNNTVNMDIRSPNVFDNKYYVDLMNRQGLFTSDQDLFTDRRTRGIVESFAKNQSLFFDKFVIGMIKMGQLNVLTGGDGEIRTKCDRRNKNKKLDIATVVEELEETFSALF from the exons ATGGTGTCCACTACTTCAAGTTTTCtacttcttgttgttgttgtttcttcttCCTTGATGTTCTTTGTAACAGAAGCTCAGATACCTGCTCCAGTAAAAGGTCTTTCATGGAGATTTTATGAATCTAGTTGCCCACAGCTTGAATCCATTATTAGGAAGAGGCTTGAAAAGCAGATCAAGGATGATGTTGGCCAAGCTGCTGGTTTACTTCGCCTTCATTTCCATGATTGTTTTGTTCAG GGATGTGATGGTTCAGTGTTGCTAGATGGATCAGCAGGAGGGCCAAGTGAACAGACTGCAATTCCTAATTTGACCCTAAGAAAGAGATCGTTCAAGATCATTGATGATCTTAGGAAAAGGGTTCACAATGCATGTGGGAAAGTTGTGTCTTGCTCCGATATTACAGCTATTGCTGCTAGGGACTCTGTTGTCTTG ACTGGTGGGCCCAACTACAATGTGCCCTTAGGAAGAAAAGACGGACGGACCTTTGCAACAGAACAAGCAACCTTAGACAACCTTGTTGCACCATTTGCCAACACCACAGTCGTCCTCAGTCGCCTAGCAACCAAGGGTTTAGACGCCACCGACGCCGTCGCTTTGTCCGGGGCCCACACCATCGGAATCAGCCACTGCACTTCCTTCACCGACCGTCTCTTCCCTAACCAAGACCCAACCATGGACAAAACATTCGCCAACAACCTTAAACGCAGCTGCCCCACAGCTGATTCTAACAACACTGTCAACATGGACATTCGAAGCCCTAATGTTTTCGACAACAAGTACTACGTTGATCTCATGAATAGGCAAGGGCTTTTTACATCTGATCAAGATTTGTTCACTGATAGAAGGACTAGGGGAATTGTGGAGAGCTTTGCTAAGAACCAGTCGCTGTTTTTTGACAAGTTTGTGATTGGTATGATCAAGATGGGACAATTGAACGTGTTGACTGGTGGAGATGGTGAGATTAGGACAAAGTGTGATAGGAGGAACAAGAATAAGAAGCTTGACATTGCTACTGTTGTTGAAGAGTTGGAGGAAACTTTCTCTGCTTTGTTTTAA